One Nicotiana tomentosiformis chromosome 4, ASM39032v3, whole genome shotgun sequence genomic window carries:
- the LOC138909829 gene encoding uncharacterized protein translates to MTSDAVITVMALVCHRDVFVLFDLWSTYSYVSSYFSPYLDMPLGSLDIPMQVSTHVGDSIVVDLVYRSCVVTIGGYETSVDILLLSMVGFEVILSVDWLPPYHAILDYHAKTVTLAMPGLPRFVWRGPLRHTPNRVISFLKAQRMVEKGSLVFLAFVRHVSDDTPILSQFQVVESIERTVAKVSDKGFIKASISLWDAPVFFVKKKDRSIRMCINYRQLNKVTIKNKYLLPRIDD, encoded by the exons ATGACCtccgatgctgtgatcacagTTATGGCtttggtttgtcatagagatgtttttgtgttgtttgatttgtggtctacttattcttatgtgtcatcatatttttctccgtATTTGGATATGCCGCTTGGTTCTCTTGATATTCCTATGCAAGTGTCTACACATGTTGGtgattctattgtggtggatcttgtgtatcggtcttgtgtggtcaccattgggggtTATGAAACAAGTGTTGACATtctattgcttagtatggtgggaTTTGAAGTGATTTTGAGTGTGGATTGGTTACCTCCGTACcatgctatccttgattatcatgctaagactgtgacattggctatgccggggttgccgaggtttGTATGGAGAGGTCCTCTTCGTCACACTCCTAATAGAGTGATTTCatttttgaaggctcagcggatggttgagaaggggtctTTGGTGTTTCTGGCTTTTGTTCGACATGTTAGTGATGATACTCCTATATTGAGTCAGTTTca GGTAGTTGAAAGTATTGAAAGAACAGTTGCAAAAGTTtctgataaggggttcattaagGCTAGTATATCACTGTGGGATGCGCCAGTGttttttgtaaagaaaaaggataGGTCTATTaggatgtgtattaattatcgacagttgaacaaggttaccataaagaacaagtatctgttgccgcgcattgatgattag